Part of the Candidatus Effluviviaceae Genus V sp. genome is shown below.
TTCTGCGTTGTCTTCGTGGGGATGAACCTGAAGGGGGTGCGTGAGGCCGCGCGGCTGCAGGTCGCTCTCATTGTCGCGCTCATCGGCCTCATGGCGCTCTACCTGGTGCGCGGGTTTCCGGCGATCAATGTGCAGCATCTCCAGCCGTTCGCCCCGTACGGCGTTCGCGCGGTATTGGCCACGACGGGGTTCGTCTTCGTCTCGTACGGAGGGCTTCTGAAGGTCGCCAGTGTCGCCGAGGAAGTGGATGACCCCGGACGGGTGATCCCCCGGGCGATGTTGCTGGCACTCGTGGTCACCGGGATAGCCTATGTCCTCATGATACTCGTGACGAGCGGGGTGCTGACGGACGAGGTGTTCGACGGGTCGCTGACCCCGATCACCGACGGAGCCGCCGTGTTCATGGGCGTCCCGGGCAAGGTGGCGCTCAGTATCGCGGCCATCCTCGCATTTCTCACGACGGCGAACGGCGGGATCATGGCGGCGTCCAGATACCTGCTGGCGCTCGGCCGCGACGGGCTCGTCCCCGAGCCGCTGGGCAGGGTCGCGGAGAAAACCGGAACCCCTCACATCGCGCTCCTCGTGACGGGGTGTCTTGTGATCCTCGCGCTCCTAGTCGAGCTGAGCTTCCTCGTGCAGGCGGCCTCGGTCGTCTTCCTGATGACGTACCTGCTCTCCAACGTGGCCGTTATCGTACTGCGGGAGAGCGGCCTGCAGAACTACCGGCCGCGTTTCAGGGCGCCCGGCTACCCGTGGCTCCAGATCGCTGGGATCGTCGGCATCCTGCTCGTCATGCTCGAGATGGGAGAGGGCTCGTTCGCCACGGTCATCCTGCTCGTGGTCGCCGGGTTCTGCGTCTACTGGTTCTACGGCCGAACGAAGCCGGCCATCGAGTCCGCCATGCTCCACGTGATCCGGAGGATCGCTGCGAAGGAGCTGGTGACGGGAGCGCTGAACGCCGAGCTCAAGGAGATCATCCGTGAGCGCGATGCGATCGTGCGCGACCGTTTCGACCGCGTCATCGAGGACTGCGCGGTCCTCGATCTCGAGGGCAGCGTGGAGCGTCAGGAGTTTTTCGAAGCCGCGGCGACGGCGCTCTCCCCGCGGACCGAAATCGAATCCGCGGTGCTTGTGAAGGCCCTCGAGGCAAGGGAACAGGAAAGCAGCACGGTCGTGGCGCCGGGGCTGGCCGTTCCGCACGTGATCGTCGAGGGGGAGGATGTCTTCGACATCCTGCTGGTGCGGGCCCGGGACGGGATCCGGCTGGCCGAGGGTGACCTTCCCGTTCGCATCGCGTTCGTTCTCGTAGGGACGATCGACCATCGCGACCTGCACCTGCGCGCATTGTCGGCGATCGCGCAGGTCGTGCAGAGCCCCGGCTTCGAACAACGATGGCTGGAGGCCGCCAGCGAGCAGGAGCTCAGAGACACCGTACTGCTGGCGGAGCGGAGAAGGCCGAACCAGGACTGAACAGGGCACACCCTCCGCGCGCCGACGTCACTCGCTGGACATGACAGCCTGGGGCGGCTATAATGAATGTGACATGGCAACTGGCACTCACCACGACGGTGGACACTGCATGAAGACACTGAGAGTTGCTGCTGCTACCGCCATCTGTGTGTGGCTTGCTCTTCCAGGCGCGCATGCGCTCGCGCTCTGCGTCGAGCATGGCGGCAGTGCCGCTTTCGGAGTTGCCATCGGCTGCGCGTGTGACTGCTCGGAGCGCGGCGAAGAGAGCTCGGTGCAAGCTCGTGTTCCCACCATTGCACCGTACATGCCTGGCAGCTGCGGCGACTGCACCCACGTCTTCCTGAGCGGCGTGGGCGAGGCTGTACAGCCGTCCAGCGTCTCCATCAAGTCTGCACGCGAACAGCGTGATGACGAGACCATCCACACCCCTGCCGCCGACGCGGACCCGCCTCTCATGGCGGCGACGCCCGCGAGGCCACACCTGCTCGCTCCAGCTCCGGAGCGACCTCCAACGACAGGGTTCACCGTCCTCAGACTCTGATCCTCCCCAGTCGTTCAGACATTCTCACTCGTACGAAGAAGCTGCGCTGGCTGAGCGGAGCGCGTCTCCGCTGTTCGCCGGCATGTCGCGCGGCGCCGTCCCCCGGGTGCCTGGCACCCCCGACAGCGTTGGAGCGAGAAGGGGAGGAGTCATGGGAAACTCCATCAGCAGGTTGGATTCTGTCGCCGCTCTCACTGCACTCATCCTCGTCGGTGTCTTCATCGGAGGATGCGACGGAGAAGCGGGCGCTATGAGCGAAGCCGACGGCTCTGCAGTTGATGACTGTGGAGGATGCGTATCGCATGCGCCTGTCGTCCGTCCGGACGACGCGCATGCCCATGACGCGGAAGAGTGCGGCGGCGCCGGACACGGCTCCGAGGAGCCGTCCGCCCACCAGCATGATGCCGGATGCGACCACTCCGTCGGTGCGTCCGGGGCCGTCTACTGCGGGGAGCACGATCTCTACGAAGCGGAGTGCGGCATCTGTCAGCCCGGGCTCGCGCATGGTCTGAAGCCCGGCGAGGGGCTCAAGATCCGCTTGCCGTCGGAGGCGTCCGAGGCCAAAGCGGGCATCATCGCCAGACGTCCGCATCGCGGTCCTGCGGCGACGACTGTGTTTGCGGTGGGTCAGCTGGAGTTCGACCAGAACCGTCTGGTACATGTCACACCCCTCACGGACGGTGTCGTCCGTCGCGTCTTCGCTGAACTCGGTCAGGAGGTAGGGCGGGGAGAGGTTCTTGCCGAGCTGACCTCATCCGGCATCGCCGACGCGAAGGCGCAGCTTCTCGCAGCGCTGGCCCGCGAAGAGGTCGCATCGGAGGAGCTGGCACGGGAGCGCGAGCTCTTCGAGAAGGAGATGTCCTCCACGCGGCACTTCCGGGACGTTGAAGCCAGGCACAAGACGGCCCTCGCCGGCCTCGGTGCCGCTGAGCAACGCCTGCTCGAGATGGGCCTCGACCGCGGGGCGATCGATCGGACGGTGTCTGAGCATGAGGTGAGCTCCGTGCTGCCGCTCGCGGCCCCGTTCAACGGGACCGTCATCGGGCGGGATGCGGTCGTCGGCGACCTGGCCGAGGTGGGAGACCGCCTCTTCACGGTGGCCGACCTGAGTTCTCTGTGGGTCACATTGGCCGTCTCTGAGAGGGACGTCTCCCGGCTCCGCATCGGTCAAGCGGTGGAGATACGCTCCGCATCGCTGGAGCACCACATCTACGGTGAGATCACGTGGATCTCGAGCCATCTCGACGAGACGACACGAATGGCGCAGGTGCGCGCGGAGGTCCCGAACCCCGACGGTCTGCTGCGCGCGGGGATGTTCGTGGACGCAAGCATCACCACCGATGAGCGCTCCGATTCGCTGCTCGTTCCTCGCGACACCGTCTACAGCTTCGAGGGGAGTCCCTTCGTCTTCGTGCGGCTCGAAGGCGACCTGTATGAGCTGCGCCGGGTCCAGACGGGGGGAGGTGCGGGCGACATGACGGTCGTCACGGCCGGGCTCTCCGACGACGATCTCGTGGCGGTCGAGCAGAGTTACCTTCTGAAATCCGAGTTCCAGAGGTCGCGCTTCGGCGTCGGCTGCGCCCACTAGAGAGGAGTCGCAGGCTCATGCTCAAGCAGCTCGTCGAAGGTGCGTTCCGGAACCGCGCACTCGTTTCGGTGCTCTTCCTCATCGCTACGCTTCTGGGGATCAGGGCGCTTCTCACGCTCCCGGTGGACGCGTTTCCCGAAACCACGCCCGTCCAGGTCCAGATCAACACCGTGGCTCCCGCCCTCAACCCGGAGGAGATCGAGCGTCAGGTTACCTTCCCGGTCGAGGTCGGCATTTCAGGGATTCCGGGGCTCGTGAACGTCCGTTCGCTGAGCAAGTCGGGATTCTCGCAGGTGGTGACGACATTCGACGACGAGACCTCGGTCTACGACGCGCGTCAGCTCATTCTGGAAAGACTGGGCACGGTCACGCTGCCGGACGGCATCGATCCTCCTTCACTCGGACCGATCGCGACGGGACTGGGTGAGGTGTTCCACTACATCGTCCGCTCCCCCGACGGATCCAGGTCTCTGTCCGAGCTTCGGACCATCCACGACTGGATCGTGAAGCCCGAGCTTCGACGGGTTCCCGGTGTCGCCGAGGTCAACTCGTGGGGCGGCTTCGAGAAGCAGCACGACGTCATCGTCGAGCCGCGCGCACTGATCGCCTACGATCTCACGCTCCAGGACGTCATCGGTGCGCTCGAAGAGAACAACAGGAACGTCGGCGGCGGCACGATCACGGTGTCCGGCGACGCGCTGCTCCTCCACGGCATCGGGCGTCTCACGACCGCGGAGGAGATCGGCAACGTCGTGATCAGAAGCGTCGACGGCGTTCCCGTGCGGGTCCGGGAGGTCGCCGAGGTGCGTGAGGGGCACGCGATCCGACGCGGCGCGGTCACGTCCGCCGGGGAAGGCGAGGCGATTCTGGGTCTCGCCTTCATGCTGATGGGGGAGAACAGCAAGGAGGTGACCCAGGCCCTGGAGGAACAGCTTGAGGACGTTCTGCCCGCGCTCCCGGAGGGCGTCGAGATCGAGGTCGTCCACAACCGGACCGAGCTCGTCGACCTCGTCATCGAGACCGTGAGGCACAACCTCTTCATCGGCGCCATCCTCGTGATAGCCGTCCTGTTCCTCATGTTCGGGAACCTGCGCACGGGTTTCATCATCGCACTCACGATTCCGCTCTCCATGGTGCTTGCGGCGCTCGGTATGCGTGCGTTCGCGATCGCGGCCAGCCTCCTGAGCCTCGGCGCGATCGACTTCGGGATCATCGTGGACGGGTCGGTCGTGATGGCGGATAACAACGTGCGGCGTCTGGCGGAGCGCGGCCGCGAGCTCGGTCGGGCCCTCACCAGCCGGGAGCGAGCCGCTGTCATCCAGGAGTCCAGCAAGGAGGTCGCGCGACCGGTCTTCTTCGGAGTCGTGATCATCACGCTCGTTCTTCTACCCATCCTGACGCTGCAGCAGACCGAGGGGAAGATGTTCCGGCCGATGGCCCTGACCCTGATGTTCGCTCTCGCAGGCGCCCTCCTTGTGGCGCTCTTCCTGACGCCGCTGCTCTCGCAGTGGCTCCTCCCCAAACGCCCCTCCGTCCGCGAGACCGCGATCATGCGGTGGCTGCTCAGGGGCTACTCGCGCGCTCTCGACCGCGTGCTGCACCACCGTCGCTTTGCCATCTCCCTCGTCCTGGCAATTCTCGCCGCGACGGGGCTGCTCGCGCTGAACCTGGGGTCGGAGTTCGTACCGCGCCTGAGCGAGGGGTCGGTCGCGCTCAATGTAGTGAGACTCGCGGGGATCTCCATCGAGGAGTCGGTCGAGTACGACACGCTCATGGAGAAAGCGCTTCTGGAGGCATTTCCGGACGAGATCGCGCACATCTGGAGCCGCATCGGGACCGCGGAGGTGGCCACCGACCCGATGGGCACGGAGCTCTCGGACCTCTTCATCACGCTGACGCCGCGGGACGAGTGGCGGGCGGCTCGCTCGCAGGACGAGCTCGTCCGCGCGATGGAGGAGGTCGTCTCCGACCTTCCCGGGCAGACCATCGCGTACACACAGCCCATCGAGATGCGGATGAACGAACTCGTCGCGGGCATTCGATCCGATCTCGGTATCAAGGTGTACGGTGATGACTTCGATACACTGCTGCGGATATCGAATGACATCCAGCGCCTTCTTGTCGACGTAGACGGTGCAGCGGACATCTCGGGGGAGCAGCTGGCGGGGCAGCCTATGATCAGCGTTCGCGTGGACCAGGACGCGGTCGCGCGGGCGGGGCTCCCGGCCGAGCGGGTGCTCGAGATGGTCGACGCGGTCGGAGGGATCGAGGTCGGTGAGATCCAGGAGGGCGAGAGGCGTTTCCCGCTGGTCGTGCGCCTGCCGGACCGGTTTCGCGAGGACCCCGACGAGCTGCCGGCGGTGCTCATCCCGACCGGCTCCGGGCCCGTGCTGCCGCTCGGCGACCTGGCCACCGTGGAGCAGACCGAGAGCCCGTCGACCATCAACCGCGAGTGGGCACGGCGTAGGACGGTCGTACAGTGCAACGTGCGCGGCCGGGACGTGGGCTCTTTCGTGGCGGAGGTGCGCGAGCGGATCGAGAACGAGGTCAGCATGCCGACCGGGTACACGGTCGAGTTCGGCGGGCAGTTCGAGCATCTCGTCCGTGCACAGGAGCGGTTCCGCATCGTGGTGCCTCTGACGCTGGGTCTCGTCCTCTTCCTGCTCTACCTCAGCATGCGTCGTCTGGGTGACGCGCTCATCGTTTTCACAGGCATTCCCTTCGCGGCCGTGGGCGGTGTGCTCGCGCTGTGGTTCCGGGGGTTGCCCTTCAGCGTGAGCGCGATCATCGGGTTCATCGCCTTGAGCGGCATCGTCGTCCTCGATGGCCAGGTACTCGTGAGCACGATCCGCAGACTCCTGCCCGAGGGCAAGGGGATGATCGCCACGGTCGTGGAGGCCGGACGGCTTCGCCTGCGCCCGGTTCTTGCCACCTCCGTCACCGACGTCGCCGGCTTTCTCCCGATGGCCGTCTCGATCGGTGTGGGCGCCGAGGTGCAGAGGCCTCTGGCAACGGTGGTGATCGGAGGGGTCGTGACCGCGACGATACTCACACTGTTCGTGCTTCCGGTTCTGTTCGTCCTCTTCGAGCGGCAGTTGAGCGGGCAGGAGAGCTGAAGCGCTCGGTCACCTGCGAGGATCGCGTGGAGGCCGGTGTGCGAAGGGGCCCTGGTGGGGACGATTCGGCCGTCACAGGGGGTCTTGGTGTGATCGGCACGGTTCCGGCCCTTGACTTCTGTTCTAACTTCCTATACAATGGCAAGTTAGAGAACGATGGGGAGCCAGGTCAGCCGTTCCGTCAGGTGTGGCCTGGCTGTTCTGCTGTCACCGGCCGCACCGGCCGGCGGCCGCGTGGCTGCGGGTCCAGCGATGGGGCCGCAGCTTCGGGACATGAGACACGGCGCCGAGCGCCGGGAGGGAAGGATGCACATGAAGAAGGCTGGGACGGTGCTCTTGTTTGCGGTTGTCCTTCTTCTCGCCGTGACGTCACAGGCAGGCGTGATCGCGCCGGGTCTGGAGTCCCGGATGGAGACCCTGGGAGGCGACGAGGAGCTGAAGGTGCTCGTGGTCCTCAGCGAACAGGCCGACATCGACGGATTGAGCCAACAGCTCAACGCCGAACGCGCGACCCGGCAGGAGCGGCACCAGACGATCGTCGGGGCGCTTCAGGACGCTGCAGCGCGCTCGCAGAGCTCGCTCATCGAGCATCTTGAGGCTGGTACCCGCGGCGGAGTGGTCCGCGGGTTCACGCCTCACTGGCTCGTGAACGCAGTCGTGGTCGTCGCCACGGTCGACGCCGTGCGCGACCTTGCGCTGCGCGATGATGTCGTGGCGATCGAGCCGGACCTCGAGGTCGAGCTCATCGAGCCGGTCAAGAGCGAGAAGCCCGTTCCCCCCGGCGGCTACCGCGGCATCGGCATGGCGCCGGGCATCGACGCCATCAACGCGCCGCGCGTCTGGCGCGAGCTGGGCATCGACGGCACGGGCGTCGTCGTCGGCATCATGGATACCGGGGTCGACGGAACGCACCCGGCACTGTCCGCCCGCTGGCGCGGCCTCTTCGCCGACCCGAGCGAGTGCTGGCTGGACAACTCAGGCCAGGGTGCGCCGGACTTCCCCGTCGACAACCACTACCATGGCACGCACGTCATGGGCACCGTGACCGGTATCGCCGCGGACGACACGATCGGTGTGGCGCCCGGCGCGCTCTGGATCGCGGCGAACACGATCGACCAGGGCGTCGGCACCGAGTTCGACAACGATGTCCTGGCGGCGCTCGAGTGGTTCGCCGACCCGGACGGTGACCCCGGCACCACCGCCGATGTGCCGTGCGTCGTCCAGAACAGCTGGGGCACGACCGAGTCGCTCGGCTATCCCGACTGCTTCAGCTACTGGTGGGACGCCATCGACAACTGCGAAGCTGCCGGCGTCGTCCTGACGTGGTCGGCAGGTAACGAAGGGTCCGGTTCAGGGACGCTCCGCTCTCCCGCCGACCGTGCCGACAGCCCGTACAACGCCTTCAGCGTCGGTTCGACCCAGAACTACGCGCCGTACGACATCAGCGACTTCTCGAGCCGCGGGCCGAGCAACTGCGGCGGCCCCTACGCCATGAAGCCCGAGGTGTGCGCGCCGGGCTCCGACATCTACAGCGCGGAACCGGGCGGCGGCTACCAGTACCTGAGCGGCACGTCGATGGCCGGTCCGCACGTGGCCGGCGTGGTCGCTCTGATGTGCGCGGCCAATCCGAATCTCGACGTCGAGACCATCAAGCAGGTGTTGATGGAGACGGCTGTCGACCTTGGAACGGCCGGCGAGGACAACACCTACGGCCACGGCTTCATTGACGCGTACGAGGCGGTTCTCGCCGTCGCGGGCGGACTCGGCACGGTGAGCGGCACGGTCACCGACATCGCCACGGGCCTGCCCCTCGAGGGTGTCCAGATCGGCGTCGTCGACAGGCCCGTCAACCGCTTCACCGACGCGGACGGCAACTTCCAGCTGATGCTGCCGGTCGGGGAGTGGACGCTGACCTACGACATCTTCGGCTACGGCAGCGAGACCCTCGTCGTCGACGTGCTGGAGGACCAGACCATCGACGCCTCGATGGCCATGACGGCTCTGCCGACCGCGGTCCTCTCAGGGCTGGTCTACGAGTACGAGGGAGGGCTGGTCGAGGGGGCGAGCGTGCAGGTTCTCGACACGCCGCTCGATCCCGTCACCAGCGG
Proteins encoded:
- a CDS encoding CusA/CzcA family heavy metal efflux RND transporter, which codes for MLKQLVEGAFRNRALVSVLFLIATLLGIRALLTLPVDAFPETTPVQVQINTVAPALNPEEIERQVTFPVEVGISGIPGLVNVRSLSKSGFSQVVTTFDDETSVYDARQLILERLGTVTLPDGIDPPSLGPIATGLGEVFHYIVRSPDGSRSLSELRTIHDWIVKPELRRVPGVAEVNSWGGFEKQHDVIVEPRALIAYDLTLQDVIGALEENNRNVGGGTITVSGDALLLHGIGRLTTAEEIGNVVIRSVDGVPVRVREVAEVREGHAIRRGAVTSAGEGEAILGLAFMLMGENSKEVTQALEEQLEDVLPALPEGVEIEVVHNRTELVDLVIETVRHNLFIGAILVIAVLFLMFGNLRTGFIIALTIPLSMVLAALGMRAFAIAASLLSLGAIDFGIIVDGSVVMADNNVRRLAERGRELGRALTSRERAAVIQESSKEVARPVFFGVVIITLVLLPILTLQQTEGKMFRPMALTLMFALAGALLVALFLTPLLSQWLLPKRPSVRETAIMRWLLRGYSRALDRVLHHRRFAISLVLAILAATGLLALNLGSEFVPRLSEGSVALNVVRLAGISIEESVEYDTLMEKALLEAFPDEIAHIWSRIGTAEVATDPMGTELSDLFITLTPRDEWRAARSQDELVRAMEEVVSDLPGQTIAYTQPIEMRMNELVAGIRSDLGIKVYGDDFDTLLRISNDIQRLLVDVDGAADISGEQLAGQPMISVRVDQDAVARAGLPAERVLEMVDAVGGIEVGEIQEGERRFPLVVRLPDRFREDPDELPAVLIPTGSGPVLPLGDLATVEQTESPSTINREWARRRTVVQCNVRGRDVGSFVAEVRERIENEVSMPTGYTVEFGGQFEHLVRAQERFRIVVPLTLGLVLFLLYLSMRRLGDALIVFTGIPFAAVGGVLALWFRGLPFSVSAIIGFIALSGIVVLDGQVLVSTIRRLLPEGKGMIATVVEAGRLRLRPVLATSVTDVAGFLPMAVSIGVGAEVQRPLATVVIGGVVTATILTLFVLPVLFVLFERQLSGQES
- a CDS encoding efflux RND transporter periplasmic adaptor subunit yields the protein MTRPSTPLPPTRTRLSWRRRPRGHTCSLQLRSDLQRQGSPSSDSDPPQSFRHSHSYEEAALAERSASPLFAGMSRGAVPRVPGTPDSVGARRGGVMGNSISRLDSVAALTALILVGVFIGGCDGEAGAMSEADGSAVDDCGGCVSHAPVVRPDDAHAHDAEECGGAGHGSEEPSAHQHDAGCDHSVGASGAVYCGEHDLYEAECGICQPGLAHGLKPGEGLKIRLPSEASEAKAGIIARRPHRGPAATTVFAVGQLEFDQNRLVHVTPLTDGVVRRVFAELGQEVGRGEVLAELTSSGIADAKAQLLAALAREEVASEELARERELFEKEMSSTRHFRDVEARHKTALAGLGAAEQRLLEMGLDRGAIDRTVSEHEVSSVLPLAAPFNGTVIGRDAVVGDLAEVGDRLFTVADLSSLWVTLAVSERDVSRLRIGQAVEIRSASLEHHIYGEITWISSHLDETTRMAQVRAEVPNPDGLLRAGMFVDASITTDERSDSLLVPRDTVYSFEGSPFVFVRLEGDLYELRRVQTGGGAGDMTVVTAGLSDDDLVAVEQSYLLKSEFQRSRFGVGCAH
- a CDS encoding amino acid permease, which translates into the protein MGLRKNLGLIHVFSIATGAMISSGLFVLPGLAHARAGPAVIASYLLAGVLAATGLLSVAELTTAMPKAGADYFFVSRSMGAAAGTIAGLLTWFSLSLKSAFALVGLAAFARFVMPIDPRLAGAVFCVVFVGMNLKGVREAARLQVALIVALIGLMALYLVRGFPAINVQHLQPFAPYGVRAVLATTGFVFVSYGGLLKVASVAEEVDDPGRVIPRAMLLALVVTGIAYVLMILVTSGVLTDEVFDGSLTPITDGAAVFMGVPGKVALSIAAILAFLTTANGGIMAASRYLLALGRDGLVPEPLGRVAEKTGTPHIALLVTGCLVILALLVELSFLVQAASVVFLMTYLLSNVAVIVLRESGLQNYRPRFRAPGYPWLQIAGIVGILLVMLEMGEGSFATVILLVVAGFCVYWFYGRTKPAIESAMLHVIRRIAAKELVTGALNAELKEIIRERDAIVRDRFDRVIEDCAVLDLEGSVERQEFFEAAATALSPRTEIESAVLVKALEAREQESSTVVAPGLAVPHVIVEGEDVFDILLVRARDGIRLAEGDLPVRIAFVLVGTIDHRDLHLRALSAIAQVVQSPGFEQRWLEAASEQELRDTVLLAERRRPNQD